A portion of the Aquicoccus sp. G2-2 genome contains these proteins:
- the nuoF gene encoding NADH-quinone oxidoreductase subunit NuoF: protein MLTDQDRIFTNIYGMHDRTLAGARARGHWDGTAEIIAKGRDWIVNEMKASGLRGRGGAGFPTGLKWSFMPKESDGRPAYLVVNADESEPGTCKDREIMRHDPHTLIEGCLIASFAMDAHTCHIYIRGEYIREKEALQAAINEAYDAGLVGPNAAGSGWDFDIFLSHGAGAYICGEETALLESLEGKKGLPRMKPPFPAGAGLYGCPTTVNNVESIAVAPTILRRGAEWFSSFGRPNNAGTKLYAISGHVNQPCVVEDAMSISFEELIEKHCGGIRGGWDNLLAVIPGGSSVPCVRGENMRDAVMDFDYLSKELGSGLGTAAVIVMDKSTDIVKAIWRLSKFYKHESCGQCTPCREGTGWMMRVMERLIRGEAELEEIDMLFDVSKQVEGHTICALGDAAAWPIQGLIRNFREEIEDRIKAQKSGRMGAMAAE, encoded by the coding sequence TGCGCGGGCGCGCGGCCATTGGGATGGAACGGCGGAGATTATCGCCAAGGGGCGCGACTGGATTGTCAATGAGATGAAGGCCTCGGGCCTGCGCGGGCGTGGTGGGGCAGGGTTTCCCACCGGGTTGAAGTGGAGCTTCATGCCCAAGGAAAGCGACGGGCGCCCGGCTTACCTTGTGGTCAACGCCGACGAATCGGAGCCGGGCACCTGCAAGGACCGCGAAATCATGCGGCACGATCCGCATACGTTGATCGAAGGTTGCCTGATCGCCAGTTTCGCGATGGATGCGCATACCTGCCACATCTATATCCGGGGCGAGTATATCCGTGAGAAGGAAGCGCTTCAGGCGGCGATCAATGAGGCCTATGATGCCGGGCTTGTCGGGCCGAACGCGGCCGGGTCGGGCTGGGATTTCGATATTTTCCTGAGCCACGGCGCGGGGGCGTATATCTGCGGTGAAGAAACCGCATTGCTGGAGAGCCTTGAAGGCAAGAAAGGCCTGCCACGGATGAAGCCGCCGTTCCCGGCGGGGGCGGGGCTTTATGGGTGCCCGACCACGGTGAACAATGTGGAATCGATTGCCGTTGCGCCGACCATTCTGCGCCGCGGGGCGGAGTGGTTTTCGAGCTTCGGGCGGCCCAACAACGCGGGCACCAAGCTTTATGCAATCTCGGGCCACGTCAACCAACCCTGCGTGGTGGAAGACGCGATGTCGATCTCGTTCGAGGAGTTGATCGAGAAACATTGCGGCGGCATCCGGGGCGGCTGGGACAACCTGTTGGCGGTGATTCCCGGTGGGTCATCGGTGCCTTGCGTGCGCGGCGAGAACATGCGCGATGCGGTGATGGACTTCGATTACCTGAGCAAGGAGCTGGGTTCAGGCCTTGGCACGGCGGCGGTGATCGTGATGGACAAGAGCACCGATATCGTGAAGGCGATTTGGCGGCTCTCCAAGTTTTACAAGCATGAAAGCTGTGGCCAGTGCACGCCGTGCCGGGAAGGCACCGGCTGGATGATGCGGGTGATGGAGCGGCTGATCCGGGGCGAGGCGGAGTTGGAAGAGATCGACATGCTGTTTGATGTGTCAAAGCAGGTGGAGGGCCATACAATCTGTGCGCTTGGCGATGCGGCGGCATGGCCAATTCAAGGGCTGATCCGCAACTTCCGCGAGGAGATCGAGGATCGGATCAAGGCACAGAAAAGCGGCCGCATGGGCGCGATGGCAGCGGAGTGA
- a CDS encoding class I SAM-dependent methyltransferase has product MRRRPEGDKISSIARFAYDGARPESDAPKGGIEDLFWSNTGPVVHKWHHYLPIYQRYFERFVDTPVRILEIGVSKGGSLQLWRRFFGPQAVIFGIDINPDCAQFDGQAGQVRIGSQDDAGFLNSVVDEMGGLDIVLDDGSHVSRHIRASLEALYPRLGDGGVYMIEDLHAAYWPSFGGGYGKSRSFMSDVKQIIDDMHHWYHLEGEKVRPTAGHVAGLHVYDSIVVLEKERVMAPKHSQIGDGAVMSAPSRGGEA; this is encoded by the coding sequence ATGCGGCGGCGACCCGAGGGGGACAAGATCAGCTCGATCGCTCGGTTTGCCTATGATGGTGCGCGCCCTGAGAGCGATGCGCCGAAGGGTGGGATCGAGGATCTTTTCTGGTCGAATACAGGTCCGGTGGTGCACAAGTGGCATCATTACCTGCCGATCTATCAGAGATATTTCGAGCGGTTCGTGGACACACCGGTGCGGATCTTGGAAATTGGCGTATCCAAAGGCGGATCGCTTCAACTTTGGCGTCGGTTTTTCGGGCCTCAAGCAGTGATCTTTGGAATCGACATCAACCCCGATTGTGCGCAGTTTGACGGGCAGGCCGGGCAAGTCCGGATCGGCTCGCAGGACGACGCGGGTTTCCTGAACAGTGTTGTCGATGAAATGGGCGGACTCGATATTGTTTTGGATGACGGCTCTCATGTATCGCGCCATATCCGGGCCTCACTTGAGGCGCTTTACCCGCGTCTCGGCGATGGCGGGGTCTACATGATAGAAGATTTGCACGCTGCCTATTGGCCAAGTTTTGGTGGCGGCTATGGCAAGAGCCGGAGCTTCATGTCGGACGTCAAACAGATCATCGACGACATGCATCATTGGTATCATCTTGAAGGTGAGAAGGTGCGCCCGACGGCAGGGCATGTGGCGGGACTGCATGTTTACGATTCCATCGTGGTGTTGGAAAAGGAACGGGTAATGGCGCCAAAACACAGCCAGATCGGCGATGGTGCAGTCATGTCAGCGCCAAGCCGAGGGGGAGAGGCATGA
- a CDS encoding DUF5333 domain-containing protein — protein MRKTPTALMGLALATALATGANAKTPLRDVPAIDDNMLWVALAIEISDKCAVIDARTFRGLAYLNSLKNKAQDLGYSNDEIRSYVKSDTEKARMRKRGEKFMRTKGLNPESDADLCALGKAEIARGSVIGSLLKAR, from the coding sequence ATGCGTAAAACCCCCACCGCCCTGATGGGCCTTGCCCTTGCCACTGCCCTTGCCACCGGTGCCAACGCCAAAACGCCGCTGCGCGATGTTCCGGCGATTGACGACAACATGCTTTGGGTCGCGCTGGCGATCGAGATCAGCGACAAATGCGCCGTGATCGACGCGCGCACCTTTAGGGGGCTTGCCTATCTCAATTCGTTGAAGAACAAGGCACAGGATCTGGGGTATTCGAATGACGAGATCCGCAGCTATGTCAAAAGCGACACGGAGAAGGCCCGGATGCGTAAGCGCGGCGAAAAATTTATGCGGACGAAGGGGTTGAACCCGGAGAGTGACGCTGATTTGTGTGCGCTCGGCAAGGCCGAGATTGCACGGGGCAGCGTGATCGGGAGCTTGCTGAAGGCGCGATGA
- the nuoG gene encoding NADH-quinone oxidoreductase subunit NuoG, protein MSDLRKIIIDDREIEVDPALTLIQACEEAGIEIPRFCYHERLSIAGNCRMCLVEVVGGPPKPTASCAMQVKDLRPGPEGAPPVIKTNSPMVKKAREGVMEFLLINHPLDCPICDQGGECDLQDQAMAYGVDFSRYREPKRARIDEDFGPLVGTVMTRCISCTRCVRFITEVAGVPELGILGRGEDSDVVTYLGKMLESNMQGNVVDLCPVGALTNKPYAFTARPWELTKTESIDVMDALGANIRVDAKGREVMRILPRNHDDVNEEWISDKTRYIWDGLRRQRLDTPYIRENGKLRKASWPEALGKAAGALKGATKVAGLVGDLAPVEAAYSLKSLIEGLGGNVECRTDGAKLPAGNRSAYVGTASVADIDDAKMIQLIGTNPREEMPVLNARIRKAWLNGAKVGLVGEAADLTYDYAHVGNDRAALESLLDHDYGKVLDVPSIVIVGQGALQEADGEAVLGAAMKLAEATGSKFMVLHSAAARVGAMDVGAVAEGGMAAATDGADAIYNLGADEIDIQPGAFVIYQGSHGDRGAHRADVILPGAAYTEESGLFVNTEGRPQLAQRAGFAPGEAKENWAILRALSGEMGAALPWNSLAQLRTSLIEAVPHLQAIDTVPDNAWQPLPAKKLGKPTATFHNAIADFYLTNPIARASEVMAELAALAHDRESGKVAAQ, encoded by the coding sequence ATGAGCGACCTGCGCAAGATCATCATAGATGACCGGGAGATCGAGGTTGATCCGGCCCTGACGCTTATTCAGGCCTGCGAAGAGGCGGGGATCGAGATTCCGCGGTTTTGCTATCATGAGCGGCTGAGCATCGCGGGCAACTGCCGGATGTGTCTGGTTGAGGTTGTCGGCGGGCCGCCCAAGCCAACTGCGTCCTGCGCGATGCAGGTCAAAGACCTGCGGCCCGGCCCGGAAGGCGCGCCGCCGGTGATCAAGACCAATTCGCCAATGGTCAAGAAGGCCCGCGAAGGGGTGATGGAGTTCCTGTTGATCAACCATCCGCTTGATTGCCCGATTTGTGATCAGGGCGGCGAGTGCGATTTGCAGGATCAGGCAATGGCTTATGGCGTCGATTTTTCGCGCTATCGTGAGCCCAAGCGCGCCCGCATCGACGAGGATTTCGGCCCGTTGGTGGGCACCGTGATGACGCGCTGCATTTCCTGCACGCGCTGTGTGCGGTTCATCACCGAGGTGGCCGGTGTGCCCGAACTGGGCATTCTGGGCCGGGGGGAGGATTCGGACGTTGTCACCTATCTGGGCAAGATGTTGGAATCCAACATGCAGGGCAATGTTGTCGATCTGTGCCCGGTGGGCGCGCTGACCAACAAGCCTTATGCGTTTACCGCGCGGCCTTGGGAGTTGACCAAGACCGAGAGTATCGACGTGATGGATGCGCTTGGCGCGAACATCCGGGTGGATGCGAAGGGGCGCGAAGTGATGCGCATCCTGCCGCGTAACCATGACGATGTGAACGAGGAATGGATTTCCGACAAGACGCGCTACATCTGGGACGGGCTACGCCGACAACGGCTGGATACGCCTTACATTCGAGAGAACGGCAAGCTGCGCAAGGCAAGCTGGCCCGAGGCATTGGGCAAGGCGGCAGGCGCGTTGAAAGGTGCCACCAAGGTGGCCGGTCTGGTGGGTGATTTGGCTCCGGTGGAAGCGGCGTATTCGCTGAAGTCATTGATTGAAGGGCTGGGTGGCAATGTGGAGTGCCGGACGGACGGCGCGAAGCTGCCTGCGGGCAATCGTTCGGCCTATGTCGGGACTGCCAGCGTTGCGGATATTGACGACGCGAAGATGATCCAGTTGATCGGCACCAATCCGCGCGAGGAAATGCCGGTGCTGAATGCACGTATCCGCAAAGCATGGCTGAACGGTGCGAAGGTCGGGCTGGTCGGTGAGGCGGCGGATCTGACTTATGACTATGCGCATGTCGGCAATGACCGGGCGGCTTTGGAAAGCCTGCTGGATCATGATTACGGCAAGGTGCTGGACGTGCCGAGCATCGTGATCGTCGGGCAGGGCGCGTTGCAGGAGGCCGATGGCGAAGCGGTTCTGGGCGCGGCAATGAAGCTGGCCGAGGCGACTGGATCGAAATTCATGGTGCTGCACAGTGCGGCGGCGCGCGTGGGTGCGATGGATGTGGGCGCCGTGGCGGAAGGCGGCATGGCGGCGGCAACCGATGGAGCCGATGCGATTTATAACCTTGGGGCGGATGAGATCGACATCCAACCGGGGGCGTTCGTGATTTACCAAGGCAGCCATGGCGACCGGGGCGCGCACCGCGCGGATGTGATCCTGCCGGGGGCCGCCTATACCGAGGAAAGCGGGCTTTTCGTGAATACCGAAGGCCGCCCGCAACTGGCGCAGCGCGCCGGGTTCGCACCGGGCGAGGCCAAGGAAAACTGGGCCATTTTGCGCGCCCTGTCGGGTGAGATGGGCGCGGCGTTGCCGTGGAACAGTCTGGCGCAGTTGCGCACAAGTCTGATTGAGGCGGTGCCGCATTTGCAGGCAATCGACACGGTGCCGGACAACGCGTGGCAACCGCTGCCCGCCAAGAAACTGGGCAAGCCTACGGCCACGTTCCACAATGCGATTGCCGATTTTTACCTGACCAACCCGATTGCACGGGCGAGCGAAGTGATGGCCGAGCTTGCGGCGCTGGCCCATGATCGAGAAAGCGGCAAGGTGGCGGCGCAGTGA